The following are encoded together in the Candidatus Tumulicola sp. genome:
- a CDS encoding AI-2E family transporter — MSLSEGSLRPQNGWLRALIVIAVLIGIGILAWMLGVAAGRIQNILTTIVAAVLFAYMIYPPVRLLSRKMPRALAVLIVYVVVLGLIGLAIAYLAPTVTRQAIELSQTFPATLQSVERDAANPGSSSLLQHLPPELRSFVLANLAKAGAVAAALGATLGMQALGILRGTVTFFVDLLLVLTLTFFFVTDVERIRSGFMRLLPKKARPGAASFIDDSDAVIAGFVRGQVLLALIIGVAAMVILLIMRVPYALLLAVVAGIASLIPILGEFIGGIPMFVVALVAAGPIRALIVLGLFILVFEAQGRVLAPIIVGKSVGVSALVIFISIVVGAETLGIIGMILAVPVAGIVRVALDRIAAANEQKALS; from the coding sequence ATGTCGCTTTCCGAAGGATCGTTGCGTCCACAAAACGGGTGGCTCCGCGCGTTGATCGTCATCGCCGTGCTGATCGGGATCGGCATTCTGGCGTGGATGCTGGGCGTCGCCGCGGGGCGCATTCAAAACATTCTCACGACGATCGTCGCGGCCGTTCTCTTCGCATATATGATTTATCCGCCGGTACGCTTGTTGAGCCGCAAAATGCCGCGGGCGCTCGCGGTCCTGATCGTGTACGTCGTCGTGCTCGGGCTGATCGGGTTGGCCATCGCGTACCTCGCGCCCACGGTCACGCGCCAGGCAATCGAACTGTCGCAAACGTTCCCTGCGACGTTGCAATCAGTCGAGCGAGACGCTGCGAATCCAGGCTCGAGTTCGCTCTTGCAACATCTCCCGCCGGAGCTTCGCAGCTTCGTGCTCGCAAATCTCGCCAAAGCGGGAGCCGTTGCGGCGGCCTTAGGCGCGACGCTTGGGATGCAAGCGCTCGGAATACTTCGCGGCACCGTAACGTTCTTCGTCGACCTTCTGCTCGTGCTTACGTTGACGTTCTTCTTCGTTACCGACGTCGAGCGCATTCGCTCCGGCTTCATGCGCTTGCTGCCGAAGAAAGCGCGCCCGGGAGCCGCCAGCTTTATCGACGATTCCGACGCCGTCATCGCCGGTTTCGTGCGCGGTCAAGTGCTCTTGGCGCTCATCATTGGCGTCGCGGCGATGGTAATTCTTCTCATTATGCGCGTCCCGTACGCACTATTGCTGGCGGTCGTCGCCGGAATCGCGTCATTGATACCGATCTTAGGCGAATTCATCGGCGGTATTCCAATGTTCGTTGTCGCGCTCGTTGCCGCCGGGCCGATTCGCGCTTTGATCGTGCTCGGGCTGTTTATCCTCGTATTCGAAGCGCAGGGGCGCGTTCTCGCTCCGATCATCGTGGGGAAGAGCGTCGGCGTTTCGGCGCTGGTGATCTTCATATCGATCGTCGTTGGTGCCGAAACGCTCGGAATCATCGGCATGATCTTAGCCGTTCCGGTCGCCGGAATCGTACGCGTCGCGTTGGACCGAATTGCGGCGGCGAACGAGCAAAAAGCTCTGAGCTAA
- a CDS encoding DUF4870 domain-containing protein has protein sequence MIETIDPSEREERNLAVLAHLSAVISGFVVPFGNIAGPLIMYFSYRDKKPLVAQHAKASLNFQITMTIVAIMLIIAALVVYAILLVTVVAGSSDAGKPTPLSTGALIGIFAVVIACVAFFVWTFVQNILAAVAASKGRTYRYPLAREFVK, from the coding sequence ATGATTGAGACGATCGATCCGAGCGAGCGTGAAGAGCGCAACTTAGCCGTTCTCGCACATCTGTCTGCAGTAATCAGCGGGTTCGTGGTCCCCTTTGGAAACATCGCCGGCCCGCTCATCATGTACTTTTCGTATCGCGATAAGAAGCCGCTCGTGGCGCAACACGCGAAAGCATCGCTCAACTTTCAGATAACGATGACGATCGTCGCGATCATGTTGATCATCGCGGCGCTTGTCGTCTACGCGATTCTGCTGGTCACCGTGGTTGCCGGGTCGTCGGACGCGGGTAAGCCAACGCCGCTTTCGACCGGGGCGCTGATCGGGATTTTCGCCGTCGTCATCGCCTGCGTAGCATTTTTCGTCTGGACGTTCGTGCAAAATATCCTCGCCGCCGTGGCCGCCAGCAAGGGCCGCACGTACCGGTACCCGTTGGCGAGAGAGTTCGTTAAGTAG
- a CDS encoding amino acid permease: MLFQRVKPIARILAEGSDKDGEHALKRSLGPWALTAMGIGAIIGTGIFVLTGVASATRAGPALTISFVVAGLVSALAALCYAEVSSKIPISGSAYTYTYATLGEFLAWIIGWDLVLEYALGAATVSIGWSGYFVNILHQAAAAPGLGWLNIPPEWTNGPHWGLAGQAGVSGYANLPAAGIILIITALLVRGTKESGAVNAVIVTIKLLIVLFFIAIGIGHIDGVNYHLPPGGPAGMGGYFPFGVYGMLGGAAFIFFAYIGFDAVSTTAEEAKNPGRDLPFGILVSLSVCTILYIIVVAILNGMVPFYKLNVAFPVAFAMNYVGLGWAGVIISIGAIAGLTTVLLVMMFGQSRIFFAMSRDGLIPPAFTRVHPTWRTPVFSTAFFGIIIAAIAAFTPIDIVGALTNMGTLAAFVLVSIAVPILRKRHPEVTGQFTLPFGPYLIPVLSALTALSLMYFLRFGNPLIWGFFPFVWLSFIIWLVIGLIFYFAYGRHKSTVALQDIDRLAVRQPPVN; encoded by the coding sequence ATGCTATTTCAACGGGTTAAGCCGATCGCGCGGATTCTCGCCGAGGGTAGCGATAAAGACGGCGAGCACGCATTAAAGCGGTCGTTGGGCCCGTGGGCGCTTACCGCCATGGGCATCGGCGCCATTATCGGCACCGGTATTTTCGTGCTGACCGGCGTCGCGTCGGCGACTCGAGCCGGTCCTGCGCTGACGATTTCGTTTGTTGTGGCGGGCCTCGTCAGCGCCTTGGCTGCGCTCTGCTACGCTGAAGTCTCCAGCAAGATTCCGATCTCGGGCAGCGCGTATACGTACACGTACGCGACGCTCGGAGAGTTTTTGGCCTGGATTATCGGCTGGGATCTCGTGCTGGAATATGCGCTTGGCGCGGCGACGGTCAGCATCGGCTGGTCCGGTTACTTTGTCAACATCTTGCACCAGGCGGCCGCGGCACCGGGATTGGGATGGCTTAATATTCCGCCGGAATGGACAAATGGACCACACTGGGGCTTGGCGGGCCAAGCGGGAGTGTCGGGGTACGCGAACCTCCCCGCGGCCGGCATCATCCTGATTATCACTGCGCTTCTGGTGCGCGGTACGAAAGAGTCGGGCGCCGTCAACGCCGTGATCGTAACGATCAAGCTGTTGATCGTGCTGTTCTTTATTGCGATCGGCATCGGGCACATCGACGGCGTCAACTACCACCTTCCACCGGGCGGACCGGCGGGCATGGGTGGCTATTTCCCGTTCGGCGTGTACGGCATGCTCGGTGGCGCAGCATTCATCTTCTTTGCGTATATCGGATTCGACGCTGTCTCGACGACCGCGGAGGAAGCAAAAAACCCCGGGCGCGACCTTCCGTTTGGCATCCTCGTCAGTCTCAGCGTTTGTACGATACTCTACATCATCGTCGTCGCGATTCTGAACGGTATGGTGCCGTTCTATAAACTGAACGTCGCGTTCCCGGTCGCATTTGCGATGAACTACGTCGGCTTAGGCTGGGCCGGCGTCATCATTTCGATTGGCGCGATCGCCGGTTTAACGACCGTGCTGCTCGTGATGATGTTCGGTCAAAGCCGTATCTTCTTCGCGATGTCGCGTGACGGCTTGATACCGCCGGCGTTTACACGCGTGCATCCGACTTGGCGCACTCCGGTCTTCTCGACGGCGTTCTTTGGGATCATCATCGCTGCGATCGCAGCCTTTACGCCGATCGACATCGTCGGAGCACTCACCAATATGGGAACGCTCGCCGCATTCGTGCTGGTCTCGATCGCGGTGCCGATCCTTCGTAAACGGCATCCCGAAGTGACCGGACAGTTCACGCTACCGTTCGGACCGTACCTCATTCCAGTATTGTCGGCGCTCACAGCGCTGTCTCTGATGTACTTCCTACGGTTCGGGAACCCACTCATTTGGGGCTTCTTCCCGTTCGTTTGGCTATCGTTCATCATCTGGCTGGTTATCGGATTGATTTTCTACTTTGCGTACGGCCGACATAAGAGTACCGTCGCGCTGCAAGATATCGACCGGCTCGCGGTACGGCAGCCACCAGTAAACTGA
- a CDS encoding dipeptidase, which translates to MNVNDSELLDYCHKHEREHLATLERAIAIQSVSADPKRRGEVRRCGQAFVDRMRDVGLTAELLETAGNPIAFGEWTGAPGAPTLLIYGHYDVQPEDPIELWNSPPFEATIRDGKVYGRGAVDDKGQALMHLAAIEAHMKTRGRLPINVKVCFEGEEEIGSPSFEAAVERYRDKFAADVAVISDTGMFAKDIPSLTTSLRGLVHWEITVDGPSVDLHSGYFGGVVRNPIEALAHIIAALKDADGRVQVPGFYDGVPELDETTLSELRALPYDEAREAQGMGVPQLWGEADQSPLARLWFRPTMECNGIWGGYNGPGSKTIVPSWAKAKISARLVGAQDPKRVRELVRSFIEANTPEGVRVSIEDDGTVRPIVASRDHAAVAAAARAMEYAFGKAPVFVGNGGSIGPAAIFDQVLGIPQVLIGVGLPDDSIHAPNEKFDLDQFYGGIRTAAIFYDELARESAVAS; encoded by the coding sequence GTGAACGTCAACGATTCCGAACTGCTCGACTATTGCCACAAGCACGAGCGCGAACACCTGGCGACGCTCGAGCGAGCGATTGCGATTCAGTCGGTTTCGGCCGATCCGAAGCGACGCGGTGAGGTTCGACGCTGTGGCCAAGCGTTCGTCGATCGCATGCGTGATGTTGGTTTAACGGCCGAACTGCTCGAGACTGCGGGCAATCCGATCGCCTTCGGTGAGTGGACCGGTGCACCCGGCGCGCCAACGTTACTCATCTACGGCCACTACGACGTGCAGCCCGAAGACCCGATCGAACTGTGGAACTCGCCGCCATTCGAAGCCACGATCCGGGACGGAAAAGTGTACGGTCGCGGCGCGGTCGACGATAAGGGCCAAGCGCTGATGCATCTGGCCGCGATCGAAGCGCATATGAAAACGCGCGGGCGCCTGCCGATCAACGTCAAGGTGTGTTTTGAAGGCGAAGAAGAGATCGGTTCGCCCAGCTTTGAAGCGGCCGTCGAACGGTATCGCGACAAGTTTGCGGCCGACGTTGCCGTCATTTCGGATACCGGCATGTTCGCCAAAGACATTCCGTCGTTGACGACGTCGCTGCGCGGCCTGGTGCATTGGGAAATCACGGTCGACGGTCCGTCCGTAGACCTACATTCGGGGTATTTCGGCGGCGTGGTGCGCAATCCGATCGAGGCATTAGCCCACATCATTGCCGCGCTCAAGGACGCAGATGGACGCGTCCAAGTTCCGGGCTTCTACGACGGCGTGCCGGAACTCGACGAGACGACGCTGTCGGAGTTGCGCGCGCTGCCGTACGACGAAGCGCGCGAAGCGCAGGGCATGGGTGTGCCCCAACTGTGGGGCGAGGCGGATCAATCTCCATTGGCGCGCCTTTGGTTCCGGCCGACCATGGAGTGCAACGGCATCTGGGGCGGTTACAATGGCCCCGGCAGCAAGACGATCGTCCCGAGTTGGGCCAAGGCGAAAATATCCGCGCGCCTGGTCGGCGCGCAGGATCCGAAACGTGTTCGCGAGCTGGTGCGCTCGTTTATCGAAGCCAACACGCCCGAAGGCGTTCGAGTCAGCATCGAGGACGACGGCACGGTGCGCCCGATCGTCGCGTCGCGCGACCACGCCGCGGTCGCCGCTGCGGCGCGCGCGATGGAGTATGCGTTCGGCAAAGCGCCCGTGTTCGTCGGTAACGGCGGTTCGATCGGACCCGCTGCGATCTTCGATCAGGTGCTCGGCATACCGCAAGTCTTGATCGGCGTCGGTTTACCCGACGACTCGATCCATGCACCGAACGAGAAGTTCGATCTCGACCAATTCTACGGCGGAATACGCACGGCTGCGATTTTCTACGACGAGCTCGCCAGAGAAAGTGCGGTTGCATCGTGA
- a CDS encoding class I SAM-dependent methyltransferase gives MTSKDFRSTERFSDRATAYASNRPGYPEEAVDAIFAGLGDPRTLTIADIGAGTGISSRLFADRGASVIAVEPNSKMRKAASAHERVRWQDGTAEGTGLFGDSVDIAVACQAFHWFANDAAMAEFHRISRGRAAMLQYERDERDAFTKAYGDIVRAYAGDDTELLRANALVTFKSFPDAKHTCTEAYSRQRLDEESLIGRAASSSYLPQEGPRAEALHVDLRALFRRFARDGSVELAMVTYALTADFL, from the coding sequence ATGACATCGAAGGATTTCCGTTCGACCGAGCGTTTTAGCGATCGCGCTACGGCGTATGCATCGAACCGTCCTGGCTACCCAGAGGAAGCGGTCGACGCAATTTTCGCCGGCCTCGGCGATCCGCGCACGCTGACGATTGCCGATATCGGCGCCGGCACCGGTATTTCATCGCGACTCTTTGCCGATCGAGGTGCGTCGGTGATTGCGGTCGAGCCGAATTCCAAGATGCGCAAAGCTGCTTCCGCCCATGAGCGCGTGCGTTGGCAAGACGGCACTGCCGAAGGTACTGGGCTGTTCGGTGACAGCGTCGATATCGCGGTTGCTTGTCAGGCTTTTCATTGGTTCGCCAACGATGCCGCGATGGCCGAGTTTCATCGCATCTCTCGCGGCCGCGCCGCGATGCTACAGTACGAGCGCGACGAACGCGACGCATTTACGAAAGCGTATGGCGACATCGTTCGCGCCTACGCGGGCGACGATACGGAATTACTTCGCGCGAATGCTCTCGTCACGTTCAAAAGCTTTCCGGATGCGAAACACACGTGCACGGAAGCGTACTCGCGGCAGCGGCTGGATGAGGAGTCGCTGATCGGCCGGGCGGCCTCGTCGTCGTATCTTCCGCAGGAAGGCCCACGTGCCGAAGCGTTACATGTCGACCTGCGTGCGCTCTTCCGGCGCTTTGCACGTGACGGTTCCGTCGAACTGGCGATGGTGACCTACGCTCTGACGGCTGACTTTCTCTGA
- a CDS encoding Type 1 glutamine amidotransferase-like domain-containing protein, with protein MKLLLTSSGARNASIQAALVDLLDKPIAESNALVVVTGIYPFAGGPYIAYKAICGEPQSPMTQSTMTQLGWKSVGLLELTALPTIDNKTWSRAVEEADAILVWGGDPVYLSHWMRESGLTDLLSTLPNLVYVGVSAGSMTVASTFGETYDSSPIDSNCVLTSRDIEFATPQGNTSRLFVTARGAGFVDFAIVPHLNHPDHEDASLANAEKWASMLPVPVYAIDDQTAIRVKDGNIEVISEGDWRLFSP; from the coding sequence ATGAAACTGCTTCTCACTTCCTCCGGCGCCAGGAATGCGAGCATCCAAGCTGCGCTCGTCGACCTTTTGGACAAACCGATTGCCGAATCGAATGCGCTCGTTGTCGTTACGGGAATCTATCCGTTCGCCGGCGGGCCATATATCGCGTATAAGGCGATCTGCGGAGAACCGCAATCTCCAATGACGCAATCTACCATGACGCAATTGGGTTGGAAATCGGTAGGATTGCTGGAACTCACCGCGCTGCCAACGATCGACAACAAGACCTGGTCCCGCGCGGTCGAGGAGGCGGACGCGATACTGGTTTGGGGCGGTGACCCGGTTTATCTCAGCCACTGGATGCGCGAATCTGGGCTAACAGATCTCCTTTCGACGCTGCCCAACCTCGTTTACGTCGGAGTTAGTGCCGGGAGCATGACTGTCGCTTCCACCTTTGGTGAGACGTACGACAGTTCGCCAATCGATAGCAATTGCGTGTTGACATCGCGGGACATCGAATTCGCGACGCCCCAAGGCAACACGAGCAGACTTTTCGTTACGGCTCGCGGAGCGGGGTTCGTCGACTTTGCGATCGTTCCGCACCTCAACCACCCAGATCATGAAGACGCTTCTCTAGCGAACGCCGAAAAATGGGCGTCGATGTTACCCGTCCCGGTCTACGCAATTGACGATCAGACGGCCATCCGAGTGAAGGACGGAAACATCGAAGTAATCTCCGAGGGCGACTGGAGATTGTTTTCTCCGTAA
- a CDS encoding hydantoinase/oxoprolinase family protein, whose product MGIDVGGTFTDVVAIDATTRAVVAQVKVPTSHDAEDGVAAGIVSGIERLLRESNIAAADVAFIAHSTTQATNALLEGDLAEVGVVGVVRGGNWLARRQMHFGSVALTDDSKLEPRYAFVRDGDRAAMTAAVDRLIGEGAQAIAASEAFGVDRPDSEAEVAEYARSRGVDATTGHDVSATYGLRARTRTAALNAAMLPRMIRTSRVTAAAVERATIPAPLMVVRSDGGVMDVREIERRPILTLLSGPAAGVAGALLYENLTDGIFVEVGGTSSDCSAISAGRPQMHPARIGGHRTTLHTLDVRTVGIGGGSMLRVSGGAITDVGPRSAHIAGCAYACFSDARVVGESRLEYVAPSPRDPSDYAVLIAPDGTKIALTTTCAANLLGTIPDGAFARGDVTAALAGFAVLAHHIGGTPEELARRVLTLAVKKLRPTIDALAADYQLDAEQVTLVGGGGGAGAIVPFLADTLGLTFRIARDAEVIAPIGAALALVRDVVERTITAPTPEDIARLRREAIDRVVASGANPDRVEVVVEIDAQRSRVRATASGATSLSDSGASAVADKDAALTAAARSLSCDSRELESIELTPMLTAYKHRGRFRIADDRGVVRLALPAAEIDIIPAGEAESRTREAIERETRFGDVGRALPAVYVAHGARIAAFEGVVDRDQAVALVCEELSGCRVDEQIAVITVARSQ is encoded by the coding sequence TTGGGAATAGACGTCGGCGGAACGTTCACCGACGTCGTCGCGATCGACGCTACGACGCGCGCGGTCGTCGCGCAAGTCAAGGTGCCGACGAGTCACGATGCAGAGGACGGCGTCGCTGCCGGCATCGTAAGCGGGATCGAGCGATTGTTGCGCGAGTCGAATATCGCAGCGGCGGACGTCGCGTTTATCGCGCATTCGACGACGCAGGCAACGAACGCGTTGCTCGAGGGCGATTTGGCCGAGGTCGGTGTGGTTGGCGTGGTGCGAGGGGGCAACTGGTTGGCTCGGCGGCAGATGCATTTCGGCAGCGTCGCGTTGACGGACGATTCGAAACTCGAGCCCCGCTATGCATTCGTGCGCGACGGCGATCGTGCCGCGATGACAGCAGCCGTCGATCGATTGATCGGTGAAGGCGCGCAAGCGATTGCCGCCAGCGAGGCATTCGGCGTGGATCGTCCGGATTCGGAGGCCGAGGTTGCCGAATACGCCCGCTCGCGCGGAGTCGATGCGACGACTGGCCACGATGTGAGCGCGACGTATGGACTGCGCGCCCGCACACGCACGGCGGCATTAAACGCAGCCATGCTGCCGCGCATGATTCGCACGTCGCGCGTGACGGCGGCAGCGGTCGAACGCGCGACGATTCCGGCGCCGTTGATGGTGGTGCGCAGCGACGGCGGCGTGATGGACGTGCGCGAGATTGAACGCCGCCCGATCTTGACGTTATTGTCGGGGCCGGCGGCCGGAGTGGCGGGCGCACTATTGTACGAGAATCTCACTGACGGCATTTTCGTGGAGGTTGGCGGCACGAGTTCGGATTGCTCGGCGATTAGCGCCGGGCGCCCGCAGATGCATCCGGCCAGGATCGGCGGACACCGCACGACGTTGCATACGCTCGACGTGCGGACGGTCGGCATCGGCGGCGGAAGCATGCTCCGCGTGAGCGGCGGCGCGATCACAGATGTCGGCCCGCGCAGCGCGCATATCGCGGGTTGTGCGTACGCGTGTTTCAGCGACGCGCGCGTGGTTGGGGAGTCGCGATTGGAATATGTCGCGCCGTCGCCGCGCGACCCAAGCGACTATGCGGTGCTGATCGCTCCCGATGGAACGAAAATCGCCCTTACCACCACATGTGCGGCGAATCTGCTCGGGACGATTCCCGATGGCGCGTTCGCACGCGGTGACGTTACGGCGGCGCTCGCCGGCTTCGCGGTTCTGGCTCATCATATCGGCGGAACGCCCGAGGAGCTTGCGCGACGAGTACTGACGTTGGCAGTGAAGAAGCTGCGCCCAACCATCGATGCGCTGGCAGCAGATTACCAGCTGGACGCAGAGCAGGTCACGCTCGTCGGTGGCGGTGGCGGTGCGGGTGCGATCGTGCCGTTTCTGGCTGACACGCTTGGCCTGACGTTTCGCATCGCGCGTGATGCCGAGGTGATCGCTCCGATCGGTGCCGCGCTGGCGTTAGTGCGAGACGTGGTCGAGCGAACGATTACTGCGCCCACGCCGGAAGACATCGCGCGTCTGCGGCGAGAGGCCATCGACCGGGTTGTCGCTTCCGGTGCGAATCCCGACCGCGTCGAGGTCGTTGTCGAAATCGATGCTCAGCGTAGCCGAGTTCGTGCTACGGCCTCCGGTGCGACTTCATTATCGGATTCAGGCGCTTCGGCCGTTGCGGATAAAGATGCCGCACTTACCGCTGCGGCGCGGTCTTTGTCGTGCGACTCACGTGAGTTGGAGTCGATAGAGCTGACGCCCATGCTGACGGCATACAAACACCGGGGGCGCTTTCGTATCGCCGACGATCGTGGCGTGGTCCGTCTAGCGTTGCCGGCCGCGGAGATCGACATCATACCTGCCGGCGAAGCAGAAAGCCGCACGCGTGAAGCGATCGAACGCGAAACCCGCTTCGGGGACGTTGGGCGCGCGTTACCGGCAGTCTACGTCGCGCACGGCGCTCGCATTGCCGCGTTCGAAGGCGTAGTCGATCGCGATCAAGCGGTCGCGCTCGTGTGTGAAGAATTAAGCGGTTGCAGAGTGGACGAGCAGATCGCGGTTATTACGGTAGCGCGTAGCCAATAG
- a CDS encoding DUF4870 domain-containing protein, with protein MIDTIDATEREERGWGVAAHLSALVAVAGIPFGHVVGPLVVYLINNGKRPFATEHAKSSLNFQITLSIGLVLLIIALVVAWFGVIAAAIAASNGDSSNTQLPPGAMVGMFGVAALFIFAGIGSLVCVILGAVAASQGRTYRYPFAINFIK; from the coding sequence ATGATTGACACGATCGACGCCACCGAACGTGAAGAACGCGGCTGGGGCGTAGCCGCCCACCTATCGGCGCTGGTCGCAGTGGCCGGCATCCCCTTCGGGCACGTCGTTGGCCCGCTCGTGGTCTATTTGATCAACAATGGGAAGCGGCCGTTCGCGACCGAGCACGCGAAGTCGTCGCTCAACTTCCAGATCACGCTGTCGATCGGGCTCGTGTTATTAATCATCGCTCTCGTCGTCGCGTGGTTTGGCGTAATCGCAGCCGCTATCGCCGCATCCAACGGAGACTCGTCCAATACGCAGCTTCCGCCTGGAGCCATGGTTGGAATGTTCGGCGTCGCGGCGCTGTTCATTTTTGCTGGAATCGGATCGCTGGTCTGTGTGATTCTCGGAGCCGTAGCCGCGAGCCAGGGCCGTACCTACCGCTACCCGTTCGCCATCAACTTCATCAAGTAA
- a CDS encoding GNAT family N-acetyltransferase, translating to MERWFPIATERLLLREFSAADESDIHEYGGDTIVARYVDWGPNTPEKTHEILASRLRDQLMWPRDEVDLAVELREEQKVIGSITLWMLDRQTGVAGYGYAFNRAYWNNGYASEASRAILRVAFSTLRLHGVLATCDVRNVGSWRVMEKVGMHRARRLERDVLQKGEWRDSYEYAIISGDIT from the coding sequence ATGGAACGATGGTTTCCGATCGCGACGGAGCGATTATTGCTGCGCGAATTCAGCGCCGCTGACGAGTCCGATATTCATGAATACGGCGGAGATACGATCGTAGCGCGATACGTCGATTGGGGGCCGAACACACCGGAGAAGACCCACGAAATTCTTGCGAGCCGTCTACGCGATCAACTAATGTGGCCACGAGACGAGGTTGACTTGGCCGTGGAACTGCGCGAAGAGCAAAAGGTGATCGGCAGCATCACTCTCTGGATGTTGGATCGACAAACCGGCGTCGCCGGCTACGGATATGCGTTCAACAGAGCCTATTGGAATAACGGCTACGCGAGCGAAGCCTCCCGCGCAATTCTGCGCGTCGCCTTCAGTACTCTACGTCTTCATGGAGTTTTGGCGACGTGCGACGTTCGCAACGTCGGATCGTGGCGCGTTATGGAGAAGGTTGGGATGCATCGCGCGCGTAGGCTCGAGCGAGACGTTCTGCAAAAGGGAGAATGGCGCGACTCGTACGAGTACGCCATCATCAGCGGCGATATTACTTGA